The proteins below are encoded in one region of Sulfitobacter sp. SK012:
- a CDS encoding DEAD/DEAH box helicase — protein MSDFSMMGLPKSLMKSLGAMGLVDPTPIQAQAIPHGMNGRDVMGLAQTGTGKTAAFGIPLVAQMIEQGKRPMPKSVHGLVLAPTRELATQISVNLRDLAAGTPIKVAMVVGGQSIGAQIKRLHGGVDLLVATPGRLLDLMDRRAVRLDAATFLVLDEADQMLDMGFIHDLRKIASVIPKNRQTMLFSATMPKLMNEIASSYLESPIRIEVSPPGKAADKVTQEVHFIAKAEKKALLMELLTKHKGERALVFGRTKHGCEKLMKDLVKAGFDAASIHGNKSQGQRDRAIAAFKSGEVTVLVATDVAARGLDIPDVKQVYNYELPNVPDNYVHRIGRTARAGKDGAAIAFCAPDEMGELKDIQKVMKIAIPVASGRPWEAIDAPDKPKGRGRGRGGRPGGGGGGGRPNAGGGGGGAPGGGAGKPGGGRRRRKPGGGGSAGQQAA, from the coding sequence ATGAGTGATTTCTCGATGATGGGGCTTCCTAAAAGCCTTATGAAAAGCCTTGGCGCGATGGGGTTGGTCGATCCGACCCCGATCCAAGCCCAAGCCATCCCACATGGGATGAACGGCCGTGATGTCATGGGCCTTGCCCAAACCGGCACCGGCAAAACCGCAGCCTTTGGCATTCCGCTGGTTGCGCAGATGATTGAGCAGGGCAAGCGGCCGATGCCGAAGTCCGTGCACGGTCTGGTGCTGGCACCAACCCGGGAACTGGCCACGCAGATCAGCGTAAACTTGCGCGATCTAGCCGCTGGCACACCGATCAAAGTTGCGATGGTGGTGGGCGGTCAGTCCATCGGAGCGCAAATCAAGCGGCTGCATGGCGGTGTGGACCTTTTGGTTGCTACGCCCGGTCGTTTGCTGGATTTGATGGACCGTCGTGCGGTCCGACTGGATGCGGCAACGTTTCTGGTGCTGGATGAGGCCGATCAAATGCTCGACATGGGTTTCATCCATGACCTGCGCAAAATCGCGTCTGTAATCCCAAAAAACCGTCAGACAATGTTGTTTTCAGCGACCATGCCCAAGCTGATGAACGAGATCGCGTCGAGCTATCTTGAAAGCCCGATCCGCATCGAAGTCTCGCCTCCGGGCAAGGCGGCGGATAAAGTTACCCAAGAGGTGCACTTTATCGCCAAGGCCGAAAAGAAGGCATTGTTGATGGAGCTGTTGACCAAGCACAAAGGCGAACGTGCACTGGTCTTTGGTCGCACGAAACATGGCTGTGAAAAGCTGATGAAGGATCTGGTGAAAGCTGGGTTCGACGCGGCATCTATTCACGGCAACAAGTCACAAGGCCAGCGGGACCGCGCAATTGCAGCGTTCAAATCTGGCGAAGTGACTGTGCTGGTGGCGACGGATGTGGCAGCACGCGGCCTCGATATTCCAGACGTAAAACAGGTCTATAACTACGAGCTGCCGAATGTTCCTGACAACTATGTTCACCGTATTGGCCGGACCGCGCGTGCGGGCAAAGATGGTGCCGCGATTGCGTTCTGCGCACCGGATGAAATGGGCGAGCTGAAAGATATTCAGAAGGTCATGAAGATCGCTATTCCAGTGGCCTCTGGCCGTCCATGGGAAGCGATTGATGCACCTGACAAGCCCAAGGGCCGTGGTCGTGGCCGCGGCGGTCGCCCCGGTGGCGGCGGTGGCGGTGGTCGTCCCAACGCGGGT
- a CDS encoding Fur family transcriptional regulator, translated as MNKTIITRCEDKGLRMTGQRRVIAQVLEDSDDHPDVEQLYARAVAQDAGISIATVYRTVKLFDEAGILDKLEFGDGRARYEDAERDHHDHLIDMNSGEVIEFVDPDIEALQERIAAKLGYELRGHRLELYGVPKRK; from the coding sequence ATGAACAAGACCATCATCACCCGCTGCGAAGACAAAGGCCTGCGCATGACCGGCCAGCGTCGTGTGATCGCGCAAGTGCTTGAAGACAGTGATGATCACCCCGATGTCGAGCAGCTATACGCCCGCGCCGTGGCCCAAGATGCGGGCATTTCGATCGCGACGGTCTACCGCACGGTTAAACTGTTTGATGAGGCCGGCATCCTGGACAAACTCGAATTCGGCGATGGCCGGGCGCGCTACGAAGATGCCGAACGCGACCACCACGACCACCTGATCGATATGAATTCAGGCGAAGTGATCGAATTTGTGGATCCCGACATCGAAGCGTTGCAAGAACGCATCGCAGCCAAGCTGGGCTATGAGTTACGCGGTCACCGGCTTGAGCTTTATGGCGTCCCAAAGCGCAAGTGA